A stretch of DNA from Pseudonocardia hierapolitana:
GGCCCGGTGACCATGTCGACCGGCTCCAGCTCGGCGCCGTCGGTGTCGGTGCCGCCGTAGGCCAGCAGCGCCACCGCCTGCGCCCCGCCGACCGCCCACACCTCCTCGACGCCCAGCAGCGCCGCCGCGGCCAGCACCGTGGGGTGGGGCAGGCCGCCGTGCTCGGCCTGCGGCGGGGAGGCCAGCACGATCGACCCGACCCCTGCGGCCTGCGCCGGCACCACGTTCATGACCACGCTGGACGGGTAGACCGCCAGTCCGCCCGGGGCGTAGAGGCCGACCCGCTGCACCGGCAGGAACCGCTCGGTGACGGTGCCGCCGGGCGCGACCCGGGTGACGATGTCGCTGCGGCGCTGGTCGGCGTGCACCGCCCTGGCCCGCTCGATCGCCGTCTCCAGCGCCGTGCGCACGGCCGGGTCGAGCGCGGCCAGCGCGCCCTGCGAGGTCTGCACCGGCACCCGCACCGCGCTCGGTCGCACGCGCTCGAACCGCTCCGCGAACTCCAGTGCCGCCTCCACGCCGCGCTCGCGCACCGCGTCGACGATCGGCTGCACCTGGTGCACCGCCGCGTCCACGTCCTGCTCGGCCCGCGGCAGCAGGCCGCGCAGGCGGGCGGTACGGGGCAGGGGTGCACCACGCAGATCGAGTCGCCGAAGCATGCCGTCCAGCGTAATCCGCTGCGAAACACGCACCTCGGAGCCGTACTGCTGTTCCTGGCCGTCAGGTGGGGAGCATCACGTGTCCGCGTAGCAACTCCCTGCTCCCGCGATCGCCAGGCCCTCGCGGTCACCGTCGCCGAGACCGGTCGTCTCCGACGTGGCGTGCATGACCTGGGTGGGGTCCTCGACGTGGTCCAACCCGACCAGGTGCGCCAGCTCGTGCAGCATGATGCCCCGCGCCACCGCCGCCCTCCCGGGATCGGCGAGCGCAGCGCTGAACCATGCGCGGTTGAGCCCGACCCAGCCCGTCACGTAGCGCGCCGACCACGGTGTGCCCGACGGGGCGACCACGTACCGGGACGCGACGCCGTGGACCTCCTCGTCGGGGTAGGCGACCTCGGCTTGTCCACCGGGTCGACGAGCACCGGCGCCCACCGGTCGCCGTAGCGCTGCGGCTGGACCGGTTCCCGGTCGTCGGCCACGCGCTCGGTGGTGACCCGTCGTCGACGAAGGCGAGGCCGGTGGCGGCGCTGATCTCCGCGAGGTCGGAGTAGCGCGAGTCGGCCGGCTACGGCGGGTACTCCCGGCCGGCTTGCGGAGGCGGGTCCGGGGTGCCTGCCGCAGGGCTCGCCGACCCGGGCACCACGACGACCCCCGGTGCGACCAGCCGGAACGCGGTCGGCGCCACGACGACCAGCACGACCGCGATCGCCACCCCGGCGGTGATGTAGACGCCCTGGCGTCGCGGCCCCGCGACCGGCCCCTGCCGCCGGCCACGACGCAACGCCTGCAGTTTTGCCACGAACCCCACGCGCCCCCCTCTTCCGGGCGGATTGTCACGGAAGTGCCGGGGAGCGTAAGCGCGGCCGAGTTGCAGCATGGCCACCTTCATGCCATCTCGTTGCGTGATGGTGGCCATGCTGCAATCCGGAAGCGGGCCCGCCCCGCCCTCTGCGAAGGTGCCGGTATGGCGATCACTTCTTACCCGCACGTCGCTCTGGTGACCGGCGCCAACCAGGGCATCGGCGCCGCCACCGCCATCGCGCTGGGCCGCCGGGGCACCGGCGTGCTCGTCGCCTACTTCCGTCCCGGCGACGACGAGGGCCAGCCCGCGGAGTACAACCGCCTGCGCCGCGGCGACGCCACCGACGTCGTCGCGGAGATCGAGCGGGCCGGCGGGCGGGCCCACGCGGTGGAGGCCGACCTGAGCGACCCGGCGAGCCCGGCACTGCTGTTCGACGCCGCCGAGGAGCACCTCGGGCCGGTCGACATCCTGGTCAACAACGCCAGCGGCTGGATCCAGGACACGTTCAAACCCGCGGAAGTGGATCGGTTCGGGCGGCCGATGCGAGCGGTCACGGCGGAGACGTTCCGGCAGCAGTTCGCCGTCGACGCGATGGCGCCCGCGCTCCTGATCGCGGAGTTCGCCCGCCGCCACCGCGCCCGCGGCGGCACGTGGGGCCGGATCGTCGGGCTCACGTCCGGCGGGCAGCACGGCTTCCCCGACGAGGTGTCCTACGGCGCGGCCAAAGCGGCCCAGGAGAACTACACGATGTCGGCGTCGGTGGAGCTGGCGCCCTACGGGGTGACCGCCAACATCGTCTACCCGCCCGTCACCGACACGGGCTGGGTGAACGACGAGGTGCGCGCCGGCGTCGAGGCGAGCACCGAGCACACCCACGTGGCCACTCCGGACGAGGTGGCCGAGGTGATCGCCTGGGTCGTGTCGGAGGAGGCCCGTTTGCTGAACGGCAGCATCGTGCGCCTGCGTTAGCCCGTCGCCCGGGACGGCTCATCGGGCGCGCCTGCTCTGGCGCGACCTCCACAGCAGTAACCCGCGCGACAGCCGCATACCGCTGCTGCAGTGGGCGCGGGCCATGCCGCTCGGCGGGGAACCAGCCGATGTCGTGGCCGAGATCACGAGATACGACGAATGGCTCGCGCCGAATACCGACGTTCCCAAGCTGCTGATCACGTTCGAACCCGGCCCCGGAACGATGATGGGTCCGGCGCTCGTCGATTGGTGTGCCGCCGACATGGCCGGTCTCGACATCGCCGAGCACGAGCTCGTCGCCGGCCATCACACCCCGGAAGACCAGCCCGCCGCGATCGCCACGGCCATCGCTTCCTGGATGGACGAGCACGATCTGCGAGGAGGTGCCGAAGGATATCCGCGTGCCACCGCCGCGGCGAACGTCGTTCTCGCGTGAAGCCCATGACCCCGCTCCCGGTCACGAGGACCGCAGGTCCAGCCCCAGGTCGAGAGCGCGCACCGAGTGGGTGAGCGCGCCGACCGACAGGTAGTCGACGCCGGTCTCGGCGTAGGCCCGCGCGCTGGCCAGCGCGAGCCTCCCGGAGGACTCCAGCTTCGTCGGCCGGTCGCCCCGCCGCCGGACGGCCTCGCGCGTGCGATCGACGTCGAAGTTGTCCAGCAGCACCAGCTCGGCCCCGAGCGCGAGCACCTCGTCGAGCTGGTCGAGGGTGTCGACCTCCACCTCGTACGGGAGGTCGGGCGCCGCGGCCCGGGCGGCGGCGAGCGCGGCGCCCACCGAGCCTGCGGCCGCGACGTGGTTGTCCTTGATCAGGACGGCGTCGCCCAGCCCGAGCCGGTGGTTCACCCCGCCGCCGCAGCGCACTGCGTACTTCTCCAGCAGCCGCAGCCCGGGC
This window harbors:
- the hisD gene encoding histidinol dehydrogenase, which produces MLRRLDLRGAPLPRTARLRGLLPRAEQDVDAAVHQVQPIVDAVRERGVEAALEFAERFERVRPSAVRVPVQTSQGALAALDPAVRTALETAIERARAVHADQRRSDIVTRVAPGGTVTERFLPVQRVGLYAPGGLAVYPSSVVMNVVPAQAAGVGSIVLASPPQAEHGGLPHPTVLAAAALLGVEEVWAVGGAQAVALLAYGGTDTDGAELEPVDMVTGPGNIYLTAAKRLLRGLIGIDAEAGPTEIAVLADDTADPVHVAADLISQAEHDPSAASVLVTTSEELTDAVEAELEARVAATKHSERIRTALTGPQSGVVLVADLDAGVAVVDAYAAEHLEIQTRDAREVALRVRNAGAIFVGPYAPVSLGDYCAGSNHVLPTGGCARHSAGLSVQTFLKGVHVVEYTEDALREVADQVVTLAGAEDLPAHGEAVSARFAR
- a CDS encoding SDR family NAD(P)-dependent oxidoreductase gives rise to the protein MAITSYPHVALVTGANQGIGAATAIALGRRGTGVLVAYFRPGDDEGQPAEYNRLRRGDATDVVAEIERAGGRAHAVEADLSDPASPALLFDAAEEHLGPVDILVNNASGWIQDTFKPAEVDRFGRPMRAVTAETFRQQFAVDAMAPALLIAEFARRHRARGGTWGRIVGLTSGGQHGFPDEVSYGAAKAAQENYTMSASVELAPYGVTANIVYPPVTDTGWVNDEVRAGVEASTEHTHVATPDEVAEVIAWVVSEEARLLNGSIVRLR
- a CDS encoding matrixin family metalloprotease, which codes for MGAGARRPGGQAEVAYPDEEVHGVASRYVVAPSGTPWSARYVTGWVGLNRAWFSAALADPGRAAVARGIMLHELAHLVGLDHVEDPTQVMHATSETTGLGDGDREGLAIAGAGSCYADT